In Brassica rapa cultivar Chiifu-401-42 unplaced genomic scaffold, CAAS_Brap_v3.01 Scaffold0394, whole genome shotgun sequence, a single genomic region encodes these proteins:
- the LOC117130354 gene encoding uncharacterized protein LOC117130354 codes for MSSHEEQNRPGNSVAGLSNLQMRALNDSFSNLINTGLEQIHQRLDELQVSQSHPRSRTRTNQPRRNTRSDDEFPDEDAQEDEVRSAYRPRRGHRTRNPGDVNPFARNNRTDDSLNGLKLKIPPFDGKNDPDAFLEWERKIEHVFDCQNYSELRKVRLAATEFSGYAINWYDQVLTHRRRTGERPIETWDELTLLMRKRFVPTHYHRDLHQKLRRLLQGTKSVEDYYQEMEVLMTKTDTDEPLDATMARFLSGLNRDIQDRMELQEYGSVEQMLHKAILIEQQLKRRSFTKPATTSKPAYSPKPAYAPKPSYQDKGKSPITTHTAFKTNVSTRDDKGKAVDDSGRARDIRCFKCQGLGHYAKNCPNQRVMILLENGEVESEDEQEDKEDLGPIFDKEEESFDYPHHGPLLVARKAWNDPIFDKTDGPANGHTDNDHDRPLIQILSRSLMMKIALTIQLMDHYWKLGLATRPLSRPFRLEWLNETGEQYVKEQVTIPLTIGRYEDEIVCNVLPMDACHVLLGRPWQFDKRTVHDGYTNRHSFDHKGKKITLVPLSPLEVHQDQLQLKKNREQEIKTRQT; via the exons ATGAGTAGCCATGAAGAACAAAACCGTCCCGGAAATTCAGTTGCTGGACTGTCTAATCTTCAGATGCGAGCTTTGAATGATTCTTTTTCTAACCTTATAAACACAGGTCTAGAGCAGATCCATCAAAGGCTTGACGAACTTCAAGTAAGTCAGTCCCATCCGAGATCAAGGACAAGAACCAATCAGCCGCGAAGGAATACCCGGTCAGATGATGAGTTTCCTGATGAGGACGCCCAAGAGGACGAGGTCAGATCCGCTTACCGGCCTAGAAGAGGTCATAGAACTCGAAACCCAGGTGATGTCAATCCATTTGCTAGAAACAATCGTACTGATGATAGTTTGAACggattgaaattgaaaattccacCTTTTGATGGTAAAAACGACCCTGATGCTTTTCTAGagtgggaaagaaaaattgagcATGTCTTTGATTGTCAAAACTATTCTGAACTTAGAAAAGTAAGGCTTGCGGCCACTGAATTctctggctatgctattaactggtatgatcaAGTGTTGACCCACAGGAGGAGAACAGGTGAGCGGCCGATTGAGACATGGGATGAGCTTACCTTGTTGATGAGGAAACGATTCGTGCCAACCCATTATCACCGCGACCTCCACCAGAAGCTAAGACGTTTGCTTCAAGGAACCAAATCTGTGGAAGACTATTATCAAGAGATGGAAGTTTTGATGACCAAAACGGACACGGATGAACCTTTGGACGCCACTATGGCTCGCTTTCTTTCGGGCCTCAACCGTGACATCCAAGATCGTATGGAGCTTCAAGAGTATGGAAGTGTGgaacagatgctacacaaagccatcTTGATCGAGCAACAACTCAAGAGAAGGAGTTTCACAAAACCGGCCACTACTTCTAAGCCGGCCTACTCTCCTAAACCGGCCTATGCTCCTAAGCCAAGCTATCAAGACAAAGGTAAGTCGCCTATCACAACACATactgcctttaaaactaatgtttCCACTCGTGATGACAAAGGAAAAGCAGTAGACGACTCAGGCCGAGCAAGAGACATTAgatgtttcaaatgtcaagggctaGGACATTATGCCAAGAACTGTCCAAACCAGCGTGTGATGATTCTCTTGGAAAATGGTGAAGTTGAGTCCGAGGATGAACAAGAAGACAAGGAGGATCTTGGTCCTATCTTTGATAAGGAAGAGGAGTCCTTTGACTACCCCCATCACGGACCATTACTTGTGGCTAGGAAGGCATGGAACGATCCCATCTTCGATAAAACGGACGGCCCCGCGAACGGCCACACGGACAACGACCATGATCGTCCTTTGATCCAGATTCTGAGCCGATCTTTGATGATGAAGATAGCTTTGACTATCCAGCTCATGGACCACTACTG GAAATTAGGTCTAGCTACTCGAcctctttctcgtcctttcaggttggaatgGCTCAATGAAACTGGTGAACAGTATGTTAAGGAGCAAGTCACGATCCCTCTCACCATTGGTCGTTATGAAGACGAGATTGTGTGCAAcgtccttcccatggatgcttgtcACGTTCTGTTGGGACGTCCATGGCAGTTTGATAAAAGAACCGTCCATGATGGTTACACAAACCGGCACTCCTTTGACCAtaaaggaaagaagatcacGCTTGTACCACTCTCGCCCTTGGAGGTCCATCAAGACCAGCTCCAACTTAAAAAGAACCGTGAACAAGAGATCAAAACCAGACAAACCTGA